In Vagococcus hydrophili, one DNA window encodes the following:
- a CDS encoding acetate/propionate family kinase — protein sequence MTKIMAINSGSSSLKFKLFEMPEEHVLVEGSFERIGFKNANFSYKHEGTKASRELEILNHEQAVNLLLEVLINEKMIASFDEIEGVGHRISHGGTYYADATLIDEVVEERIGELGMLSPLHNPVNLIGIRSFKKVLPNTKQVAIFDTSYHHTIPEKNYMYALPYKYYEKYGIRRYGFHGPSHQYVAEESAKLNPKGSKTITCHIGSGASVSAILNGQSINSSMGFTPLAGLVMGTRTGDLDPQILPFIQEQENLTPQEMKDVMNKESGLLGLSGISSDYRDIEKAADEGDERAQLAIDVFVHQVVHYIGAYAADLNGLDTLVFTAGVGEHSSRVRTNITDYLTYLGVEIDEEKNKKDELFIETGNSRVKVLVIPTDEEVIIARDVMRIGKL from the coding sequence ATGACAAAAATAATGGCAATTAATTCAGGTAGCTCTTCATTAAAATTTAAACTCTTTGAAATGCCAGAAGAGCATGTATTGGTTGAAGGTTCTTTTGAGAGAATTGGTTTTAAGAATGCTAATTTTTCATATAAACATGAAGGGACTAAAGCTTCAAGAGAATTAGAGATATTGAATCATGAACAGGCAGTTAACTTATTACTAGAGGTTTTAATTAACGAAAAAATGATTGCTTCGTTTGATGAAATTGAAGGTGTGGGCCATCGAATATCACATGGGGGAACGTATTATGCAGATGCAACGTTGATTGATGAAGTTGTAGAAGAGCGAATCGGAGAGCTGGGAATGTTGTCTCCATTACACAATCCAGTTAATTTAATTGGAATACGCTCATTCAAAAAAGTTCTACCTAATACAAAACAAGTTGCGATTTTTGATACGTCTTATCACCATACGATTCCTGAGAAAAATTATATGTATGCTTTACCTTATAAATATTATGAGAAATATGGTATCAGACGTTATGGGTTCCATGGTCCTAGTCATCAATACGTAGCAGAAGAATCTGCTAAACTAAATCCTAAAGGAAGTAAAACAATTACTTGCCATATTGGTAGTGGTGCCAGTGTTTCAGCAATCCTAAACGGTCAATCAATTAACTCATCCATGGGATTTACACCATTAGCGGGATTAGTTATGGGTACTCGTACGGGAGATTTGGATCCACAAATTCTACCTTTTATTCAAGAGCAAGAGAATTTAACTCCACAAGAAATGAAAGATGTTATGAATAAAGAATCAGGTTTATTAGGTTTGTCAGGTATTTCAAGTGACTATAGAGATATAGAGAAGGCTGCTGATGAAGGCGATGAACGAGCTCAACTGGCAATAGATGTGTTTGTCCATCAAGTCGTCCATTATATTGGGGCCTATGCAGCTGATTTAAATGGACTTGATACGTTAGTCTTTACCGCAGGAGTTGGTGAACATTCATCTCGAGTTAGAACTAATATTACGGATTATCTAACTTATCTAGGTGTTGAGATAGATGAAGAAAAGAATAAAAAAGATGAATTATTTATTGAAACAGGAAATAGCCGAGTAAAAGTATTAGTTATTCCAACAGATGAAGAAGTAATCATTGCTAGAGATGTTATGAGAATCGGCAAATTATAA
- a CDS encoding MIP/aquaporin family protein: MQEYIAEFIGTMVLIVLGIGLGASVNLKKAYAKGSNWLYICFGWGLAVAFGVYVAGFLGSEAHLNPAVTIAFSLSGLFAKEKVIGYIIAQFLGAFVGAIIIAIHYYPHFKEATSEEDGNHIGIFGSGPAIPNKLFNFLSEMIATFFFVFILLNLGNFTEGLKPLIVGLVITSVGLALGSTTGYALNPCRDFSPRLVYAILPIPNKGDANMSYAWVPIVGPIVGAILATLLFTLLA, translated from the coding sequence ATGCAAGAATATATTGCTGAATTTATTGGTACGATGGTGTTAATTGTTTTAGGTATTGGTTTAGGTGCCAGTGTTAACTTAAAAAAAGCTTATGCTAAAGGTTCAAACTGGTTGTATATTTGCTTTGGTTGGGGGCTCGCTGTAGCTTTTGGTGTTTATGTTGCTGGCTTTTTGGGGTCAGAAGCTCATTTAAATCCAGCTGTAACAATTGCTTTTTCACTATCCGGTTTATTTGCTAAGGAAAAAGTGATTGGTTATATTATTGCTCAGTTTTTAGGTGCATTTGTGGGAGCAATCATCATTGCTATTCATTATTATCCGCATTTTAAAGAAGCGACATCCGAAGAAGATGGCAATCATATTGGTATTTTTGGGTCAGGTCCAGCAATACCGAATAAATTATTTAATTTTTTAAGTGAAATGATTGCTACTTTTTTCTTTGTTTTTATTTTGTTGAATTTAGGTAATTTTACTGAAGGATTAAAACCCTTGATTGTTGGATTAGTCATTACATCAGTTGGGTTAGCGTTAGGATCAACCACAGGATACGCGTTAAATCCGTGTCGTGATTTTAGCCCTAGATTGGTTTATGCTATTTTACCAATTCCAAATAAAGGTGACGCAAATATGAGTTATGCCTGGGTACCAATTGTAGGTCCAATTGTAGGTGCGATTCTAGCAACTTTACTATTCACGTTGCTTGCCTAA
- a CDS encoding 1-propanol dehydrogenase PduQ: MNQFIIPTKIYSGVDSLDILKQLANQRILMVCDSFLPGTDSLKRIQEKISTSNQVEIFSDVKPDPPLDNIMAGVEVFKLFKPTVMIGIGGGSAIDTAKAIRYFSEKLTNEPIVSFIAIPTTSGTGSEVTNTAVVSDTKNGVKFPIIKDHLTPDIALLDPTLVVSSPKSVTAYSGLDVLTHALEALVAKDSDLFTDAMAEKAIDVISNQLTLAYDHGEDLNLRQNIHEASCEAGLAFNMAGLGICHSLAHQLGAKFHVPHGLANAMLLPHIIAFNGQDDKVAKKYAEAIKKSGIGSASLSDQMQIKRMEKHIFKMMKVMNCPKTLVEFGIPEKEILSNLDWIVDHAKEDGTFPGNPIVPSDNELKEIVKKIIK; encoded by the coding sequence ATGAATCAATTTATCATACCAACAAAAATTTATTCAGGTGTGGATAGTTTAGATATCTTAAAGCAACTTGCGAATCAACGAATATTAATGGTGTGTGATTCATTTTTACCAGGTACAGATAGTTTAAAAAGAATTCAAGAAAAAATTTCAACTAGTAATCAAGTAGAAATATTTTCTGATGTTAAACCTGATCCACCGTTAGATAATATTATGGCAGGTGTCGAAGTTTTTAAACTGTTTAAACCAACTGTCATGATTGGTATTGGTGGGGGTTCAGCAATCGATACAGCCAAAGCGATTCGTTATTTTTCTGAAAAACTAACCAACGAACCAATTGTCAGTTTTATTGCTATCCCAACAACAAGTGGGACAGGTTCAGAAGTAACTAATACAGCAGTCGTATCTGATACAAAAAATGGTGTTAAATTTCCGATTATTAAGGATCATTTAACACCAGATATTGCTTTGTTAGATCCAACTTTGGTTGTTAGTTCCCCTAAAAGTGTGACAGCTTATTCTGGTTTGGATGTGTTAACTCATGCTTTAGAAGCCCTAGTAGCAAAAGATAGCGATTTATTTACAGATGCTATGGCAGAAAAAGCGATTGATGTTATTTCTAACCAATTAACATTAGCTTATGATCATGGAGAAGATTTAAATCTTAGACAAAACATACATGAAGCTTCTTGTGAAGCAGGCTTAGCATTTAATATGGCAGGGTTAGGAATTTGTCATTCATTGGCCCATCAATTAGGGGCTAAGTTTCATGTGCCACATGGTCTAGCTAATGCTATGTTGTTACCGCATATTATTGCTTTTAATGGACAAGATGATAAAGTCGCTAAAAAGTACGCTGAAGCAATCAAAAAGTCTGGTATCGGGTCAGCTAGTTTAAGTGATCAAATGCAAATCAAGAGAATGGAAAAACATATTTTCAAAATGATGAAAGTTATGAATTGTCCTAAAACATTAGTTGAATTTGGTATCCCTGAAAAAGAGATATTAAGTAATCTTGATTGGATTGTTGATCATGCTAAAGAAGATGGAACATTTCCAGGAAATCCTATTGTTCCTTCTGATAATGAATTAAAAGAAATAGTTAAAAAAATAATTAAATAA